Proteins found in one Eretmochelys imbricata isolate rEreImb1 chromosome 9, rEreImb1.hap1, whole genome shotgun sequence genomic segment:
- the FRMD7 gene encoding FERM domain-containing protein 7, whose product MPAAFSIQLRVKLCVKEESGYPVWHTAQITKTPALAGSSAACSRMLHLKVQFLDDSQKIFVVDQKSSGKGLFNLSCSHLHLAEREYFGLEFQSQAGNNVWLELLKPITKQMKNPKEVLFKFMVKFFPVDPGHLREELTRYLFTLQIKRDLAVGRLPGSENSAALLVSHLLQSELGDFHEETDKKHLESHQYLPNQEYLDDKIMHYHQKHVGKTPAESDVHLLDIARKLDMYGIRPHPASDGEGTQINLAVTHMGVLVLRGNTKINTFNWAKIRKLSFKRKHFLIKLHANISALCKDTLEFTMASRDVCKAFWKTCVEYHAFFRLSEEPKSKPKALLCSKGSSFRYSGRTQRQLLEHGRKGKGKSTPFERKHYPAQYHERQCRSSPDLLTDVSKQVEDLRLAYGSRACYWNANGVHASDPMLDSRRRNSSVEVTFAAELERSKPEADPRFLPHSKSSSAFPLAYAELELEWEPADGFGQRSPLTSFQPSHKLAGNSKSTSVGNMREVASRQLSYTDVPYVPSTSQPLETTSPQVFFYVDRPPPVPRHTPAAAEEAGRGLSGPGPVSMKPSKRCPAPAQRKGLQPEALPRACCVGRHLEEESRTLAGAFDYSIQEQLPKRSWSQSDMKTIHFPYGSEFRPLGPCPALSSRKVSILRSLLAQQGLSNPAAAPRQAERGVGSGTESSDSDSDLLNVDYYSLYGRVEKSPLARVRLSSGSLQLEEEDEEVSFATSSAEARTSMGMSNYFT is encoded by the exons CAAAAGTCCTCTGGCAAGGGGTTGTTCAACCTGAGCTGCAGCCACCTGCACCTTGCGGAGAGGGAATACTTTGGACTGGAATTCCAAAGCCAGGCTGGAAACAAT GTTTGGCTGGAGCTTCTAAAACCCATAACAAAGCAGATGAAAA ATCCTAAGGAGGTTCTTTTCAAATTTATGGTGAAATTTTTCCCAGTGGACCCTGGACATCTGAGAGAAGAGTTGACAAG gTATCTCTTTACCCTTCAAATCAAGAGGGACCTGGCAGTCGGGAGGCTCCCGGGCAGCGAGAACAGTGCCGCTTTGCTGGTGTCGCACCTCTTGCAGT CTGAGCTGGGGGACTTTCATGAAGAAACAGATAAGAAGCACCTGGAGAGCCACCAGTATTTACCCAACCAGGAATATTTAGATGATAAGATCATGCATTATCACCAGAAGCATGT TGGGAAGACACCAGCTGAGTCGGACGTTCACCTGTTGGACATAGCCAGGAAGTTAGACATGTATGGGATTAGACCCCACCCTGCAAGCGATGGGGAAGGGACGCAGATCAATCTGGCTGTTACGCACATGGGAGTGCTGGTTTTACGG GGGAACACAAAGATCAACACATTCAACTGGGCCAAAATTCGGAAACTGAGTTTTAAGAGGAAACATTTTCTAATCAAACTACATGCAAATATCTCT GCTTTGTGCAAGGACACCTTAGAGTTTACCATGGCAAGCAGAGACGTGTGCAAAGCGTTTTGGAAGACCTGTGTGGAGTACCATGCTTTTTTTAGACTCTCCGAAGAACCAAAATCCAAGCCCAAAGCCCTCCTGTGCAGCAAAGGTTCAAGTTTCCGCTATAG TGGCAGAACCcagcggcagctgctggagcaTGGGcgcaaggggaaggggaagagcacgCCGTTTGAGAG GAAACACTACCCGGCTCAGTACCACGAAAGGCAGTGCCGCTCGTCCCCAGACCTCCTCACAGACGTGTCCAAACAG GTTGAAGACCTGCGCCTGGCATATGGCAGCAGAGCCTGTTACTGGAACGCAAACGGGGTCCACGCGTCGGATCCCATGCTGGACAGCAGGAGGCGGAATTCCTCCGTGGAGGTGACGTTCGCGGCGGAGCTGGAGCGCTCCAAGCCCGAGGCTGACCCCAGGTTCCTGCCCCATTCCAAAAGCAGCTCGGCCTTCCCGTTGGCCTACGCCgagctggagctggagtgggagccggCCGACGGCTTCGGGCAGCGCAGCCCGCTGACCTCCTTCCAGCCCAGCCACAAGCTTGCTGGAAACAGTAAAAGCACCTCGGTTGGCAACATGAGGGAGGTCGCCTCCAGGCAGCTGAGCTACACAGATGTACCGTACGTCCCCTCCACCAGCCAGCCGCTGGAGACGACGTCTCCACAAGTGTTCTTTTACGTGGACAGGCCTCCCCCGGTACCACGCCACAcgccagctgctgctgaggaagcAGGGAGAGGGCTGAGTGGCCCTGGCCCCGTGTCAATGAAACCTTCCAAGAGATGTCCAGCCCCGGCCCAGAGGAAGGGTCTGCAGCCCGAGGCCCTGCCCAGGGCTTGCTGTGTTGGCAGGCACCTGGAAGAGGAGAGCAGAACCCTGGCTGGGGCTTTTGACTACAGCATTCAAGAGCAACTGCCCAAAAGATCTTGGAGCCAGTCCGATATGAAGACCATCCATTTCCCATATGGGTCGGAGTTCAGGCCGCTGGGCCcttgccctgctctgagcagtaGAAAAGTAAGTATCTTACGGTCCCTGCTCGCCCAACAAGGGCTTTCCAACCCCGCCGCAGCGCCACGCCAGGCCGAACGCGGTGTGGGCAGCGGGACCGAGTCCAGTGACTCCGACTCGGATCTCCTGAACGTGGATTACTACTCTCTGTATGGCCGGGTAGAAAAGTCACCCCTGGCCCGGGTGCGTCTGTCCTCGGGCAGcctccagctggaggaggaggatgaagaggtGTCCTTCGCGACAAGCAGTGCAGAAGCAAGGACTTCAATGGGCATGTCCAATTATTTCACGTAA